One region of Chryseobacterium muglaense genomic DNA includes:
- a CDS encoding serine hydrolase, with protein MKKLNLIVLLFLSLNIFAQNVNEKIKLFETNLNHWDKTKKKFTLKERMAFYNANAVSIAVIKDYKIEWVKAYGFADVSEKRMATPQTLFQAASISKSINSLGILKLVQEGKLSLDDDINNYLKTWKFPYDETSKGKKITIANLLSHTAGLSVHGFGGYEKGAKLPTTIEILDGLKPSNSKAVRSVFEPGFKFEYSGGGTTISQLILENTTGEKYENYMLKNVLIPLGMSTSSFSQPPAKDKESLLATAYINGKEVKGKYHIYPEKAAAGLWTNPTDLANYIIETQLSLLGKSNKILSKEMSEKRLNNNLGVFLNDFKGTKYFGHSGGNEGFVCYYGGSLEKGNGIVIMTNGSNFKLVEEIISSIASLNEWKNFPLEPIKESIALTIKKECEKNIDKGIALYKKLKKTQPNNYNFSNEGELNSLGYEFLQNNKIDSAIKIFTLNINEFPKSANVYDSRGEAYFNKKEYLLSKTDYQKVLDLDPSNQNAKEMLLKIEAVLKNK; from the coding sequence ATGAAAAAACTAAACCTAATCGTCCTGCTATTTTTATCACTCAATATTTTTGCACAAAATGTAAATGAGAAAATAAAATTATTCGAAACCAATCTCAATCATTGGGATAAAACGAAAAAGAAGTTTACCTTAAAAGAAAGGATGGCATTTTATAATGCTAATGCGGTAAGCATTGCCGTAATCAAAGATTACAAAATAGAATGGGTAAAAGCTTACGGCTTTGCAGACGTTTCTGAAAAGAGAATGGCAACTCCTCAAACGCTTTTTCAAGCGGCTTCTATCAGTAAATCTATCAATAGTTTAGGAATTTTAAAACTGGTTCAGGAAGGTAAATTAAGTTTAGACGATGATATTAATAATTATCTGAAGACTTGGAAGTTTCCTTATGATGAGACTTCAAAAGGCAAAAAAATTACCATCGCCAATTTGTTATCTCACACAGCAGGATTGTCTGTACACGGTTTTGGAGGTTATGAAAAAGGAGCAAAATTACCCACTACAATAGAAATACTTGATGGACTGAAACCGTCAAATTCAAAAGCCGTTCGCTCTGTTTTTGAGCCAGGTTTTAAATTTGAATATTCTGGCGGCGGAACTACCATCAGTCAATTAATTCTTGAAAATACAACAGGAGAAAAGTATGAAAATTATATGCTGAAAAATGTCTTAATTCCGTTGGGAATGAGCACCAGTTCTTTCAGCCAACCTCCTGCAAAAGATAAGGAAAGCTTACTTGCAACAGCGTATATCAATGGGAAAGAAGTGAAAGGGAAATACCATATTTATCCTGAAAAAGCAGCTGCCGGTTTATGGACAAACCCAACAGATCTGGCTAATTATATCATCGAAACACAGTTGTCTTTATTAGGGAAATCAAATAAAATTTTGTCTAAAGAAATGTCCGAAAAAAGGTTAAATAATAATCTTGGAGTATTTTTGAATGATTTCAAAGGCACAAAATATTTCGGTCACAGCGGTGGAAATGAAGGTTTTGTTTGTTATTATGGCGGAAGTTTGGAGAAGGGAAATGGTATTGTCATAATGACCAACGGAAGTAACTTTAAGCTTGTGGAAGAAATTATTTCCAGTATTGCAAGCTTGAATGAATGGAAGAATTTTCCTTTGGAACCAATTAAAGAGTCAATTGCATTAACCATCAAAAAAGAATGCGAAAAAAATATTGATAAGGGGATTGCACTTTACAAAAAACTGAAGAAAACTCAACCCAATAATTATAATTTCTCTAATGAAGGCGAATTGAATTCTTTAGGTTATGAGTTTTTGCAAAATAATAAAATAGATTCTGCCATCAAGATTTTTACTTTAAATATTAATGAATTTCCAAAATCAGCAAATGTCTACGACAGCCGTGGTGAAGCCTATTTTAATAAGAAAGAATATCTATTATCTAAAACTGATTATCAAAAAGTATTAGATTTGGATCCTTCAAATCAAAATGCAAAAGAAATGCTTCTGAAAATTGAAGCAGTTTTGAAAAACAAATAA
- a CDS encoding serine hydrolase domain-containing protein, with protein MKIRFFLLVLTVLLTNALSAQELNNPKETKKLHQNSTEQKLEINQIDSVMTKSYERGLFNGNILIAKNNKIIYQKSFGFTDETKQTKLNSKSIFNIGSIAKEFNAVSIMILVERGLLNLDDPISKFNLGLPKWSEKVTIRHLINYASGIPKIESGLDPVSDADAWQILRSSDSLLFEPGTSYKYDNGNVFLQRRIIEKVTGLSFEEFVTKNIIRPLKMTNSIFDPKFGFKNRTSCYDMDNLRCPEMNFISGWLWVDINDLYKWIEAMNSNRLISKEFFQILLNNPYAKEEGGSLGRYYEKESLQRHNGISYKFESIFLNDFKNNITIILLSNNLNRVWDLGYTVHNLMLGKDYEILKKSIYQAIRKESLNDISKAIETYYLLKENSKNEYSFDNPSELNKLGYELLRLGKINESITVFKLATKEFPKNANLFDSLGEVYFTNKQYNLALTSYKTAISLGGTNGNAEKMIEKIGKEMGK; from the coding sequence ATGAAGATCCGATTTTTCTTATTAGTACTAACTGTTTTATTGACAAATGCACTTTCTGCCCAAGAATTAAATAATCCCAAAGAAACAAAGAAACTACATCAAAATTCGACTGAACAAAAATTAGAAATCAACCAAATTGATTCCGTAATGACAAAATCTTACGAAAGAGGCTTGTTCAATGGAAATATTCTTATCGCAAAGAATAATAAAATTATCTATCAAAAATCATTTGGTTTTACTGACGAAACGAAACAAACTAAGTTAAACAGCAAGTCAATATTTAACATTGGTTCTATTGCAAAAGAGTTTAATGCTGTTTCAATAATGATTTTGGTAGAACGCGGTCTTCTTAATCTTGATGACCCTATTTCCAAATTTAATTTGGGATTACCGAAATGGTCAGAAAAAGTCACCATCCGACATTTGATAAATTATGCCAGCGGAATTCCTAAAATAGAGTCAGGGCTAGATCCGGTAAGTGATGCAGATGCGTGGCAAATTTTGAGAAGCAGTGATAGCTTATTGTTTGAACCTGGAACCAGTTACAAATACGATAATGGCAATGTATTTTTACAAAGAAGAATCATTGAAAAGGTGACCGGATTATCGTTTGAGGAATTTGTAACCAAAAATATAATTAGACCGTTGAAAATGACCAATTCGATATTTGACCCAAAATTTGGGTTTAAAAACAGAACGTCTTGTTATGATATGGACAATCTCCGATGCCCGGAAATGAATTTCATTAGCGGATGGCTTTGGGTAGATATCAACGACCTTTATAAATGGATTGAAGCGATGAATTCTAATCGTTTGATATCCAAAGAGTTCTTTCAAATTTTGTTGAATAATCCATACGCAAAAGAAGAAGGTGGCTCACTTGGTAGATATTACGAAAAAGAATCACTGCAGAGACACAACGGTATATCGTATAAATTTGAATCCATTTTTTTAAACGATTTTAAAAATAATATTACGATAATTTTATTGTCCAATAATCTAAACAGAGTTTGGGATTTAGGATATACTGTTCACAATTTAATGTTAGGAAAAGATTATGAGATTCTTAAAAAGTCTATTTATCAAGCGATAAGAAAGGAATCTCTCAATGACATCAGTAAGGCTATAGAGACTTACTATTTACTCAAAGAAAATTCTAAAAATGAATATAGCTTTGATAACCCAAGTGAACTTAATAAATTAGGATATGAACTATTAAGACTTGGGAAAATCAATGAATCTATAACAGTATTTAAATTAGCTACAAAAGAGTTTCCTAAAAATGCTAATCTATTTGATAGTTTAGGAGAAGTTTATTTTACAAACAAGCAATACAATTTGGCATTAACTAGCTATAAAACAGCAATAAGTCTTGGTGGGACTAATGGTAATGCAGAAAAAATGATAGAAAAAATAGGGAAGGAAATGGGTAAGTAA
- a CDS encoding acyltransferase family protein — protein METLQKNKFDALTGMRAIAAIMVFVYHNRKYWRYDLPFEVMRFISEWHIGVTVFFVLSGFLLAYRYEEKPLDSKKSYLKYILLRIARIFPLYWILLSFYFIDTSYSKGVDTYFLQYSLFYSLFERYSVSGIVQAWSLTVEFFFYILAPFLFLLLKKSWKYCILFLIGLFLLGWGIGVGLKEFNGNPKGFLYPLQFMIGSTFFGRSLEFFFGMLLAYLMKKEKGIQFLNKIKKPTLWGGVSILILIFAIRFFARNNFVHGVERWEGRLIHELFLPLGIIIFFWGLMTEKTWVSKILSTKFFILLGNASFAFYLIHLSYFNMKLKSYVYLPDKNFVLLWICSIVIYLFIEKPLYEGCRKLIAKIS, from the coding sequence TTGGAAACTCTTCAGAAAAATAAATTCGATGCTTTAACCGGAATGCGCGCCATTGCCGCCATCATGGTTTTTGTGTATCATAACCGAAAATATTGGCGTTATGATTTACCTTTCGAGGTCATGCGATTCATCAGTGAATGGCACATCGGTGTCACCGTATTTTTTGTGTTGAGCGGATTTTTATTGGCTTACCGTTATGAAGAGAAACCTTTAGACTCAAAAAAATCATATTTAAAATATATTCTTCTCCGGATCGCTAGAATCTTTCCGTTATATTGGATTTTACTGAGTTTTTATTTTATCGATACATCTTATTCTAAAGGTGTTGATACTTATTTTCTGCAATACTCATTGTTTTATTCACTTTTTGAGAGATATTCTGTTTCAGGAATTGTGCAGGCTTGGTCGTTGACCGTTGAGTTTTTCTTTTACATTTTAGCGCCGTTTTTATTTCTATTATTAAAGAAAAGCTGGAAGTACTGTATTCTTTTTTTAATTGGACTTTTTCTTTTAGGTTGGGGAATCGGAGTTGGTTTAAAAGAATTTAATGGCAATCCTAAAGGGTTTTTATATCCTCTACAATTTATGATTGGAAGTACATTTTTCGGTCGAAGTTTAGAGTTTTTCTTCGGAATGTTGCTCGCTTATTTAATGAAGAAAGAAAAAGGAATTCAGTTTTTAAATAAGATCAAAAAACCAACCCTTTGGGGTGGAGTTTCTATATTAATTTTAATTTTTGCTATTAGATTTTTTGCCAGAAATAACTTTGTTCATGGCGTTGAAAGATGGGAAGGAAGGTTGATTCACGAATTATTTTTACCTTTAGGAATTATCATTTTCTTTTGGGGATTGATGACTGAAAAAACTTGGGTTTCAAAAATTCTTTCGACCAAGTTTTTTATTTTGCTAGGTAATGCATCTTTTGCTTTTTATCTGATTCATTTGAGTTATTTTAATATGAAACTTAAATCTTACGTTTATCTTCCTGATAAAAATTTCGTTCTGCTTTGGATTTGCTCGATAGTTATTTATCTTTTTATTGAAAAACCATTGTACGAAGGCTGTAGAAAGCTGATTGCTAAAATCAGCTAA
- a CDS encoding AMP-binding protein yields the protein MLFDFNNLEINNLHPETDFEKKVFFFLEEWFSDSKMVKVQTSGSTGIPKIIEIEKEKMLNSAEMTCDFLGLKEEDTALICLPIEYISGKMMVVRAITRKLKLIISNPSLKPLENLNENIDFCAMTPLQVENSLDKIHFIKNLIIGGAAVSESLKSKINQTLLPSNSPTQIYETYGMSETLSHIALKKTYPTQDEYFNVFDGIEISMDERNCMRISAPQLNSEILQTNDLVEIKNRNQFKFLGRIDNVINSGGAKIFPEQLEALVKKEIPNEVVFLGIKDESFGQKLILVVEGKESELLIHQLSTINYQQKFHKPKEIIFVEKIPRTPNGKVNRLELMSSIQ from the coding sequence ATGCTATTCGACTTCAATAATCTCGAAATTAATAATTTACATCCCGAAACTGATTTTGAGAAAAAAGTGTTTTTTTTTCTCGAAGAATGGTTTTCAGATTCAAAAATGGTAAAAGTGCAGACTTCGGGGTCCACTGGCATTCCTAAAATTATTGAAATTGAAAAGGAAAAAATGCTTAATTCAGCAGAGATGACCTGCGATTTTTTAGGTTTAAAAGAAGAAGATACTGCTTTAATTTGCTTGCCAATAGAATATATTTCAGGAAAAATGATGGTAGTACGAGCAATTACCAGAAAATTAAAACTTATTATTTCAAATCCTTCTTTAAAACCATTAGAAAATTTAAATGAGAATATTGACTTCTGTGCGATGACCCCATTACAGGTTGAAAATTCCTTAGATAAAATTCATTTCATAAAAAATCTGATTATTGGTGGCGCCGCTGTTTCCGAATCTTTAAAAAGCAAAATCAATCAAACTCTCCTACCCTCCAACTCTCCCACTCAGATTTATGAGACCTATGGAATGTCTGAAACTCTTTCTCATATTGCTTTAAAAAAGACCTACCCTACTCAGGATGAATATTTCAATGTTTTTGATGGTATTGAAATTTCAATGGATGAAAGAAATTGTATGAGAATTTCTGCACCTCAACTTAATTCTGAAATATTACAGACCAATGATTTGGTTGAAATTAAAAACAGAAATCAGTTCAAATTTTTAGGAAGAATTGATAATGTTATTAATTCCGGTGGTGCAAAAATATTTCCTGAACAGCTTGAAGCTTTAGTGAAAAAAGAAATCCCAAATGAAGTTGTATTTTTAGGAATAAAAGATGAAAGTTTTGGACAAAAATTAATTTTGGTCGTAGAAGGCAAAGAATCTGAATTATTAATCCATCAACTATCAACCATCAACTATCAACAAAAATTCCATAAGCCTAAAGAAATTATTTTTGTAGAAAAAATTCCAAGGACACCGAATGGAAAAGTAAATCGGTTAGAATTAATGAGTAGTATTCAATAA
- a CDS encoding MGMT family protein: MNEIFKQQVWEITKLVPKGKVTSYGAIAKAVGFPNHSRHVGKAMGGCPKDVPAHRVISSSGILSVPEFQPKLEAEGITIDNFRVKNFKNLFWNPLDEL, from the coding sequence ATGAACGAAATCTTTAAGCAACAAGTCTGGGAAATAACCAAATTAGTTCCCAAAGGAAAAGTAACAAGTTATGGTGCGATTGCAAAAGCAGTTGGTTTTCCCAATCACTCACGGCATGTTGGAAAAGCGATGGGTGGTTGCCCGAAAGATGTTCCTGCCCATCGGGTGATTTCAAGTTCGGGAATTTTATCCGTTCCTGAATTCCAGCCAAAACTGGAAGCTGAAGGAATCACCATAGATAATTTTAGAGTAAAAAATTTCAAAAATCTATTTTGGAACCCTTTGGATGAATTGTAA
- a CDS encoding deoxyhypusine synthase family protein translates to MSKPITEFIEKYYLHFNAAALVDASKGYVAHLKEGGKMMITLAGAMSTAELGKILAEMIRQDKVDFISCTGANLEEDLMNLVAHSHYERVPHYRDLTAQDEWNLLERGLNRVTDTCIPEEEAFRRLQKHIVEIWKDAEAKGERYFPHEFMYKMILSGVLEQYYEIPRENSWMIAAAEKNLPIVVPGWEDSTMGNIFASYCIKGELTATTTKSGIEYMTYLADWYTKNSAGKGVGFFQIGGGIAGDFPICVVPMLYQDMEMHDIPFWSYFCQISDSTTSYGSYSGAVPNEKITWGKLDITTPKYIVESDATICAPLMFSYILEN, encoded by the coding sequence ATGAGTAAACCTATTACTGAGTTCATCGAAAAATATTATCTGCACTTCAACGCAGCAGCTTTGGTAGACGCATCAAAAGGATATGTTGCCCACCTTAAAGAAGGCGGAAAAATGATGATTACACTTGCAGGTGCAATGTCTACTGCTGAATTAGGAAAAATCTTGGCTGAGATGATTCGTCAGGACAAAGTAGATTTCATTTCTTGTACAGGGGCAAACCTTGAAGAAGATTTGATGAATCTTGTGGCGCATTCTCATTACGAAAGAGTTCCTCATTACAGAGATTTAACAGCTCAGGATGAGTGGAATCTTTTGGAAAGAGGTTTAAACAGAGTAACAGACACTTGTATTCCTGAAGAAGAAGCTTTCAGAAGATTACAAAAACATATTGTAGAAATCTGGAAAGATGCTGAGGCTAAAGGTGAGAGATATTTCCCGCACGAATTCATGTACAAAATGATCCTTTCTGGAGTTTTGGAGCAGTATTACGAAATTCCAAGAGAAAATTCTTGGATGATTGCTGCAGCTGAAAAAAACTTGCCAATCGTAGTTCCTGGATGGGAAGATTCTACAATGGGTAACATTTTTGCTTCTTACTGTATTAAAGGTGAATTAACAGCTACAACGACTAAATCTGGTATCGAATACATGACGTATTTGGCAGATTGGTATACTAAAAACTCTGCAGGAAAAGGAGTTGGTTTCTTCCAGATTGGTGGAGGTATCGCAGGAGATTTCCCAATTTGTGTGGTTCCAATGTTGTATCAGGATATGGAAATGCATGACATTCCGTTCTGGTCTTATTTCTGTCAGATTTCAGATTCAACTACTTCTTACGGTTCTTATTCCGGAGCTGTTCCGAATGAGAAAATTACTTGGGGGAAATTGGATATCACAACACCGAAATATATCGTTGAAAGTGATGCAACAATCTGTGCACCCTTGATGTTCTCTTACATTTTGGAAAACTAA
- a CDS encoding alpha/beta hydrolase, translated as MKAKATITFLFIIITQLFQAQIDDKFYQPSKELKQIDLKFENISIPVEKDTITAILLKPNTAKPKATILFFHGAAGNVSTYLFMVKPLVEAGFQVAMVDFRGYGKSTGTPTHINVAADGQKFFDTMLSRKDIKNTKVLIYGASLGSQVSTHLAKNNKNKISGLVIDGGMSSFADIAAVFAPQFKDALAKMLASVYSAKEDIKATEGLPKLFIYSKNDKTVPFSQGEEIYKNAPEPKQFFEFTADHLGAVTEKPADIVKAIEALIK; from the coding sequence ATGAAAGCTAAAGCTACTATTACATTTCTATTCATTATTATTACTCAACTTTTTCAGGCTCAGATTGATGATAAATTTTATCAGCCAAGTAAAGAATTAAAACAGATTGATTTAAAATTTGAGAACATTTCAATTCCGGTTGAGAAAGATACCATTACCGCTATTTTATTAAAGCCAAATACAGCAAAACCTAAAGCAACGATTCTATTTTTCCACGGAGCCGCGGGAAATGTTTCAACTTACCTTTTTATGGTTAAACCACTAGTGGAAGCAGGATTTCAGGTTGCAATGGTCGATTTCAGAGGATACGGAAAATCTACAGGAACCCCTACTCACATTAATGTTGCCGCAGACGGACAAAAGTTTTTTGATACTATGCTAAGCCGAAAAGATATTAAAAACACCAAGGTTTTAATTTATGGAGCTTCACTTGGGTCTCAGGTTTCAACTCATTTAGCAAAAAACAATAAAAATAAAATTTCAGGGTTGGTCATTGATGGTGGAATGTCTTCATTCGCAGATATTGCTGCTGTTTTTGCTCCTCAATTTAAAGATGCATTGGCAAAAATGTTAGCATCGGTTTATTCAGCAAAAGAAGATATTAAAGCAACTGAAGGTCTTCCGAAACTTTTTATCTATAGTAAAAATGATAAAACTGTTCCTTTTTCTCAAGGTGAAGAAATTTATAAGAATGCTCCAGAACCTAAACAGTTTTTTGAGTTTACCGCAGACCATTTAGGTGCAGTAACTGAAAAACCTGCCGACATTGTAAAAGCAATTGAAGCTTTGATCAAATAA
- the arfB gene encoding alternative ribosome rescue aminoacyl-tRNA hydrolase ArfB, whose translation MKNFTTELTYKTSRSSGAGGQNVNKVETSVTVMWKVQDSDFFNVFQKRLISEKLKNRINLDGILQLTVSESRTQLQNKKIATEKILEIVNESVIIPKARYKTKPSKAKVQKRLDTKKKLSDKKENRRFKF comes from the coding sequence ATGAAAAACTTTACTACAGAATTAACTTACAAAACGTCTCGCAGCAGCGGCGCAGGTGGACAAAACGTGAACAAAGTAGAAACTTCTGTAACAGTAATGTGGAAGGTGCAGGATTCTGATTTTTTTAATGTTTTTCAAAAAAGATTAATTAGTGAAAAGCTTAAAAACCGAATTAATCTGGACGGAATTTTACAATTAACTGTCTCAGAGTCACGAACGCAATTGCAGAATAAAAAAATTGCCACTGAGAAAATTTTGGAAATCGTCAATGAATCAGTCATTATTCCTAAAGCGAGATATAAAACAAAACCTTCTAAGGCTAAAGTTCAGAAGAGATTAGACACCAAAAAGAAACTTTCAGATAAAAAAGAGAACAGACGTTTTAAGTTCTAA